Proteins found in one Venturia canescens isolate UGA chromosome 6, ASM1945775v1, whole genome shotgun sequence genomic segment:
- the LOC122412673 gene encoding SET and MYND domain-containing protein 4-like isoform X2 yields MARNDVRTNIMSWLGLTKEKGKKSLKDPERAKFYREEGNAFFKKQDYYSAIKSYTQSAKYATLKNNDFSTAIANRSAAFCHMHRYQESLQDIKLAIDCGYPDVTMWKLYLRTIECHLGLGNIKLAEEELDKLTKLLDKDIEGVSSMKNTILKKAKDLMKKQEKLMQPDRDVMSLANHAVINPEDMLPKNEQFPFASPSLILKTCPNRGRYVIAGKRIRKGELLFVEKPFAWVPVTDGNNASLCAHCCGPMDLSKIPCKGCLEALYCNRTCWDESWSYHQWECPGYHMNLWQQVGVSHLAFKIFIVSATTSNVRSFNDVHKLMTNSDKTKPADMLGLAIASLMVILYMEKYTNFFESVNVKECLVDKFDNKSLGLEDIDVSTVEGKKLYVGTMIFRHSLQMLANAYAVTTIDASTESLIERATLITEQQRLATGAYPYSSMLNHSCDPTVINSFWKNWLIVKSLKDVPAGQEIFNCYGPFFRRMSKSERLVDLSQQYHFNCQCEICGDSRFDYFAERFKGLKCPECSGSSGLTNGIQRCYDCGATSNVDCRDALTKAQSLFDQATEFTEADQPERAIACLKKSLAIRQKYLYKNNEDIAKTLNELGHNYTVIEGQCLVALSYLKRSLSAIEERYGSDSIEVANELNLLTDVCLIYLQRTFNRTTDEYRDTFQEGLKYVDRMVKIVTLTSGPWCNTYQEAKEKEIRFHSLRQWLRF; encoded by the exons ATGGCTAGAAATGATGTACG TACAAACATAATGTCATGGCTCGGTTTGAcaaaagagaaaggaaaaaaatcgttaaaagaTCCAGAGAGAGCAAAATTTTACAGAGAGGAAGGGAATGCATTCTTTAAAAAGCAGGATTATTATTCCGCAATTAAAAGCTATACGCAAAGCGCCAAATATGCTActctgaaaaataatgatttttctaCCGCCATTGCCAACCGTTCAGCTGCATTCTGTCACATGCATAGATATCAG GAAAGTCTTCAGGATATAAAACTGGCTATCGATTGTGGATATCCAGACGTTACTATGTGGAAATTATATCTACGAACTATAGAATGCCATCTTGGTTTGGGAAACATCAAATTAGCAGAGGAAGAGTTAGACAAGTTGACCAAATTACTTGATAAGGACATTGAGGGTGTATCGTCGATGAAAA ACACGATTCTGAAGAAAGCAAAAGACCTGATGAAAAAACAAGAGAAATTGATGCAGCCTGATAGAGATGTAATGAGTCTCGCAAATCATGCGGTTATAAACCCAGAAGATATGTTACCAAAGAATGAGCAATTCCCTTTCGCGTCGCCATCGTTGATACTTAAAACGTGTCCAAACCGAGGGAGATATGTAATAGCTGGAAAAAGGATAAGAAAAGGAGAGCTATTGTTTGTGGAGAAACCATTTGCATGGGTTCCAGTGACCGATGGAAATAATGCTTCGCTGTGCGCACACTGTTGTGGGCCCATGGACCTTTCAAAGATTCC TTGCAAAGGATGTTTGGAGGCTCTGTACTGTAATCGTACCTGTTGGGACGAATCTTGGTCGTATCACCAGTGGGAATGTCCCGGTTATCACATGAATCTCTGGCAGCAGGTCGGCGTCTCCCATTTggctttcaaaattttcattgtatCAGCCACAACCTCCAATGTCCGCTCGTTCAACGACGTTCATAAGTTGATGACAAATTCGGACAAAACTAAACCTGCTGATATGCTTGGCCTTGCTATC GCCAGTCTCATGGTGATTCTgtatatggaaaaatatacaaattttttcgaatccgTCAACGTTAAAGAGTGTCTTGTTGATAAATTCGACAATAAAAGTTTGGGTCTCGAGGACATCGACGTGTCGACggtcgagggaaaaaaactttacgtCGGTACAATGATTTTCCGACATTCACTACAGATGCTCGCAAACGCTTACGCCGTGACCACAATCGATGCATCTACCGAGTCACTGATCGAGCGTGCAACTCTCATAACGGAGCAGCAGCGTTTAGCGACAGGGGCTTATCCATATTCGTCCATGTTGAATCATTCCTGTGACCCGACAGTTATAAACTC GTTCTGGAAAAATTGGCTCATCGTTAAATCTTTGAAAGATGTTCCGGCAGGCCAAGAGATTTTCAATTGCTATG gACCGTTCTTTAGACGAATGTCCAAATCCGAGCGGTTGGTCGATTTGTCGCAACAATACCATTTCAATTGTCAATGTGAGATTTGCGGAGATTCGCGTTTCGATTATTTTGCG gAACGTTTCAAGGGACTCAAGTGTCCAGAGTGTTCAGGTTCATCGGGATTAACTAACGGTATCCAACGGTGTTACGATTGCGGCGCAACAAGCAACGTTGATTGTCGCGATGCTCTGACCAAAGCTCAAAGTCTCTTCGATCAAGCAACGGAATTTACGGAAGCTGACCAACCAGAGCGAGCGATTGCGTGCCTTAAAAAGAGTCTAGCTATACGACAGAAATATCTGTACAAAAACAACGAGGATATCGCGAAAACTCTAAACGAATTGGGACATAACTATACAGTTATCG AAGGTCAGTGCCTCGTTGCATTGTCCTATTTGAAGAGAAGTCTTTCCGCTATCGAAGAGAGATATGGCTCGGACAGCATCGAAGTTGCCAACGAGTTGAACCTGCTGACCGACGTGTGTTTAATTTATCTTCAACGAACGTTCAACCGAACGACCGACGAATACAG AGATACTTTCCAAGAAGGACTTAAGTACGTGGATCGTATGGTGAAAATAGTCACTTTGACGAGCGGACCTTGGTGCAACACCTATCAAGAagctaaagaaaaagaaataagatTCCATTCGCTCCGCCAATGGCTTCGCTTTTAG
- the LOC122412673 gene encoding SET and MYND domain-containing protein 4-like isoform X1, with translation MSTFDVKFDEPERLKDIFLSLMKDDHVVSRNQIRDADRPLSQDIPAQWQTEFEHIHRQIDKRSLAPEELTEKGYFEWIMARNDVRTNIMSWLGLTKEKGKKSLKDPERAKFYREEGNAFFKKQDYYSAIKSYTQSAKYATLKNNDFSTAIANRSAAFCHMHRYQESLQDIKLAIDCGYPDVTMWKLYLRTIECHLGLGNIKLAEEELDKLTKLLDKDIEGVSSMKNTILKKAKDLMKKQEKLMQPDRDVMSLANHAVINPEDMLPKNEQFPFASPSLILKTCPNRGRYVIAGKRIRKGELLFVEKPFAWVPVTDGNNASLCAHCCGPMDLSKIPCKGCLEALYCNRTCWDESWSYHQWECPGYHMNLWQQVGVSHLAFKIFIVSATTSNVRSFNDVHKLMTNSDKTKPADMLGLAIASLMVILYMEKYTNFFESVNVKECLVDKFDNKSLGLEDIDVSTVEGKKLYVGTMIFRHSLQMLANAYAVTTIDASTESLIERATLITEQQRLATGAYPYSSMLNHSCDPTVINSFWKNWLIVKSLKDVPAGQEIFNCYGPFFRRMSKSERLVDLSQQYHFNCQCEICGDSRFDYFAERFKGLKCPECSGSSGLTNGIQRCYDCGATSNVDCRDALTKAQSLFDQATEFTEADQPERAIACLKKSLAIRQKYLYKNNEDIAKTLNELGHNYTVIEGQCLVALSYLKRSLSAIEERYGSDSIEVANELNLLTDVCLIYLQRTFNRTTDEYRDTFQEGLKYVDRMVKIVTLTSGPWCNTYQEAKEKEIRFHSLRQWLRF, from the exons ATGAGTACGTTCGATGTAAAGTTTGATGAACCCGAAAGATTGAAGGATATTTTCTTATCGTTGATGAAGGATGATCACGTGGTGTCAAGAAATCAAATTCGGGATGCCGATAGGCCTCTGTCACAGGACATCCCGGCACAATGGCAAACGGAGTTCGAACACATTCACAGACAAATAGATAAAAGATCATTAGCTCCGGAAGAGTTGACGGAAAAGGGTTATTTCGAATGGATAATGGCTAGAAATGATGTACG TACAAACATAATGTCATGGCTCGGTTTGAcaaaagagaaaggaaaaaaatcgttaaaagaTCCAGAGAGAGCAAAATTTTACAGAGAGGAAGGGAATGCATTCTTTAAAAAGCAGGATTATTATTCCGCAATTAAAAGCTATACGCAAAGCGCCAAATATGCTActctgaaaaataatgatttttctaCCGCCATTGCCAACCGTTCAGCTGCATTCTGTCACATGCATAGATATCAG GAAAGTCTTCAGGATATAAAACTGGCTATCGATTGTGGATATCCAGACGTTACTATGTGGAAATTATATCTACGAACTATAGAATGCCATCTTGGTTTGGGAAACATCAAATTAGCAGAGGAAGAGTTAGACAAGTTGACCAAATTACTTGATAAGGACATTGAGGGTGTATCGTCGATGAAAA ACACGATTCTGAAGAAAGCAAAAGACCTGATGAAAAAACAAGAGAAATTGATGCAGCCTGATAGAGATGTAATGAGTCTCGCAAATCATGCGGTTATAAACCCAGAAGATATGTTACCAAAGAATGAGCAATTCCCTTTCGCGTCGCCATCGTTGATACTTAAAACGTGTCCAAACCGAGGGAGATATGTAATAGCTGGAAAAAGGATAAGAAAAGGAGAGCTATTGTTTGTGGAGAAACCATTTGCATGGGTTCCAGTGACCGATGGAAATAATGCTTCGCTGTGCGCACACTGTTGTGGGCCCATGGACCTTTCAAAGATTCC TTGCAAAGGATGTTTGGAGGCTCTGTACTGTAATCGTACCTGTTGGGACGAATCTTGGTCGTATCACCAGTGGGAATGTCCCGGTTATCACATGAATCTCTGGCAGCAGGTCGGCGTCTCCCATTTggctttcaaaattttcattgtatCAGCCACAACCTCCAATGTCCGCTCGTTCAACGACGTTCATAAGTTGATGACAAATTCGGACAAAACTAAACCTGCTGATATGCTTGGCCTTGCTATC GCCAGTCTCATGGTGATTCTgtatatggaaaaatatacaaattttttcgaatccgTCAACGTTAAAGAGTGTCTTGTTGATAAATTCGACAATAAAAGTTTGGGTCTCGAGGACATCGACGTGTCGACggtcgagggaaaaaaactttacgtCGGTACAATGATTTTCCGACATTCACTACAGATGCTCGCAAACGCTTACGCCGTGACCACAATCGATGCATCTACCGAGTCACTGATCGAGCGTGCAACTCTCATAACGGAGCAGCAGCGTTTAGCGACAGGGGCTTATCCATATTCGTCCATGTTGAATCATTCCTGTGACCCGACAGTTATAAACTC GTTCTGGAAAAATTGGCTCATCGTTAAATCTTTGAAAGATGTTCCGGCAGGCCAAGAGATTTTCAATTGCTATG gACCGTTCTTTAGACGAATGTCCAAATCCGAGCGGTTGGTCGATTTGTCGCAACAATACCATTTCAATTGTCAATGTGAGATTTGCGGAGATTCGCGTTTCGATTATTTTGCG gAACGTTTCAAGGGACTCAAGTGTCCAGAGTGTTCAGGTTCATCGGGATTAACTAACGGTATCCAACGGTGTTACGATTGCGGCGCAACAAGCAACGTTGATTGTCGCGATGCTCTGACCAAAGCTCAAAGTCTCTTCGATCAAGCAACGGAATTTACGGAAGCTGACCAACCAGAGCGAGCGATTGCGTGCCTTAAAAAGAGTCTAGCTATACGACAGAAATATCTGTACAAAAACAACGAGGATATCGCGAAAACTCTAAACGAATTGGGACATAACTATACAGTTATCG AAGGTCAGTGCCTCGTTGCATTGTCCTATTTGAAGAGAAGTCTTTCCGCTATCGAAGAGAGATATGGCTCGGACAGCATCGAAGTTGCCAACGAGTTGAACCTGCTGACCGACGTGTGTTTAATTTATCTTCAACGAACGTTCAACCGAACGACCGACGAATACAG AGATACTTTCCAAGAAGGACTTAAGTACGTGGATCGTATGGTGAAAATAGTCACTTTGACGAGCGGACCTTGGTGCAACACCTATCAAGAagctaaagaaaaagaaataagatTCCATTCGCTCCGCCAATGGCTTCGCTTTTAG
- the Atg13 gene encoding autophagy-related protein 13 homolog isoform X2 — protein sequence MSSTTMKLSMQDKKDLDKFTKFLALKAAQIIVQSRTGEKVVTKCKPDSSGADWFNLAIHDLPDVLGEAKRVLCGEPVVGSSVPLCIEISLRTVEGDSMVLETWSLGVLPEQSDPSIRVTYTVYNRMGILLKSLLSISRVTPAYKLSRRQGPDSYHLCYRIYMGEPQLHTLGDNYKHVRVGQLCTPVGTIHLSVSYRTKMTISPTHASRDSIMLKSDHFHSDLSPRHARYQQSEENSKSLSDTIKLGAFVVNKQVIVNEEDLPIPDVPFSSLLTPRQTSPPPSSIVEPTSTNPAATTTTGESNFDRPENATPKCNSRSGSRRSSCSVTSANDDFIMKTPFAGTNTNGDLGAFYRECQSAPQLQAFTEERTLADQVGDLTKQLETFETNMQRYDGILASLCQTDNSN from the exons ATGTCATCAACGACGATGAAATTGAGTATGCAGGACAAAAAGGATTTGgataaatttacaaaatttctggCCCTGAAAGCGGCTCAGATAATTGTTCAGTCGAGAACAGGGGAAAAAGTCGTGACTAAATGCAAACCTGATTCGTCAGGAGCTGACTGG TTTAATCTGGCTATACACGATTTGCCGGATGTTCTGGGTGAGGCCAAAAGGGTTCTTTGCGGGGAGCCGGTTGTTGGCTCGTCTGTGCCTTTGTGCATTGAGATCTCCTTGAGAACGGTAGAAGGAGACAGTATGGTATTGGAAACTTGGAGTCTTGGAGTTCTGCCTGAACAAAGTGATCCTTCCATAAGGGTCACTTACACAGTTTATAACAGAATgggaattttattgaaaagtcTGCTTTCGATATCGAGAGTAACACCTGCTTACAAATTGAGTAGGCGGCAGGGTCCGGATTCGTATCATCTCTGCTACAGAATATACATGGGAGAGCCACAGCTTCACACTTTGG GTGACAACTACAAACACGTCAGAGTCGGTCAACTTTGCACTCCTGTGGGTACGATACATCTGTCAGTTTCCTATCGAACAAAAATGACTATATCCCCGACTCATGCCAGTCGCGATTCTATAATGCTGAAAAGTGATCATTTTCATTCGGATCTGAGTCCTCGTCATGCTCGTTATCAACAAAG CgaggaaaattcaaagtccCTGAGCGATACAATAAAACTTGGTGCTTTCGTTGTTAACAAGCAAGTGATCGTTAATGAGGAAGATCTTCCTATACCGGATGTTCCTTTCAGTTCGTTACTTACTCCCCGTCAGACTTCTCCACCACCGAGTTCGATCGTTGAGCCTACGAGCACCAATCCAGCGGCGACAACGACCACTGGTGAATCAAATTTCGACAGGCCTGAGAATGCAACACCAAAGTGCAATTCGAGGAGTGGTTCCAGACGAAGCAGCTGCTCTGTTACAAGCGCCAACGATGATTTCATTATG AAAACTCCGTTCGCCGGTACAAACACAAACGGCGATCTCGGGGCATTTTATCGTGAGTGCCAGAGCGCACCACAGCTTCAGGCCTTCACGGAAGAGAGAACTCTCGCTGATCAAGTGGGTGATCTTACCAAGCAGCTAGAGACTTTTGAAACTAATATGCAGCGATACGACGGCATACTCGCGTCTCTGTGCCAAACTGACAACAGTAATTAA
- the Atg13 gene encoding autophagy-related protein 13 homolog isoform X1 codes for MSSTTMKLSMQDKKDLDKFTKFLALKAAQIIVQSRTGEKVVTKCKPDSSGADWFNLAIHDLPDVLGEAKRVLCGEPVVGSSVPLCIEISLRTVEGDSMVLETWSLGVLPEQSDPSIRVTYTVYNRMGILLKSLLSISRVTPAYKLSRRQGPDSYHLCYRIYMGEPQLHTLGDNYKHVRVGQLCTPVGTIHLSVSYRTKMTISPTHASRDSIMLKSDHFHSDLSPRHARYQQSEENSKSLSDTIKLGAFVVNKQVIVNEEDLPIPDVPFSSLLTPRQTSPPPSSIVEPTSTNPAATTTTGESNFDRPENATPKCNSRSGSRRSSCSVTSANDDFIMVDLKTPFAGTNTNGDLGAFYRECQSAPQLQAFTEERTLADQVGDLTKQLETFETNMQRYDGILASLCQTDNSN; via the exons ATGTCATCAACGACGATGAAATTGAGTATGCAGGACAAAAAGGATTTGgataaatttacaaaatttctggCCCTGAAAGCGGCTCAGATAATTGTTCAGTCGAGAACAGGGGAAAAAGTCGTGACTAAATGCAAACCTGATTCGTCAGGAGCTGACTGG TTTAATCTGGCTATACACGATTTGCCGGATGTTCTGGGTGAGGCCAAAAGGGTTCTTTGCGGGGAGCCGGTTGTTGGCTCGTCTGTGCCTTTGTGCATTGAGATCTCCTTGAGAACGGTAGAAGGAGACAGTATGGTATTGGAAACTTGGAGTCTTGGAGTTCTGCCTGAACAAAGTGATCCTTCCATAAGGGTCACTTACACAGTTTATAACAGAATgggaattttattgaaaagtcTGCTTTCGATATCGAGAGTAACACCTGCTTACAAATTGAGTAGGCGGCAGGGTCCGGATTCGTATCATCTCTGCTACAGAATATACATGGGAGAGCCACAGCTTCACACTTTGG GTGACAACTACAAACACGTCAGAGTCGGTCAACTTTGCACTCCTGTGGGTACGATACATCTGTCAGTTTCCTATCGAACAAAAATGACTATATCCCCGACTCATGCCAGTCGCGATTCTATAATGCTGAAAAGTGATCATTTTCATTCGGATCTGAGTCCTCGTCATGCTCGTTATCAACAAAG CgaggaaaattcaaagtccCTGAGCGATACAATAAAACTTGGTGCTTTCGTTGTTAACAAGCAAGTGATCGTTAATGAGGAAGATCTTCCTATACCGGATGTTCCTTTCAGTTCGTTACTTACTCCCCGTCAGACTTCTCCACCACCGAGTTCGATCGTTGAGCCTACGAGCACCAATCCAGCGGCGACAACGACCACTGGTGAATCAAATTTCGACAGGCCTGAGAATGCAACACCAAAGTGCAATTCGAGGAGTGGTTCCAGACGAAGCAGCTGCTCTGTTACAAGCGCCAACGATGATTTCATTATGGTAGACTtg AAAACTCCGTTCGCCGGTACAAACACAAACGGCGATCTCGGGGCATTTTATCGTGAGTGCCAGAGCGCACCACAGCTTCAGGCCTTCACGGAAGAGAGAACTCTCGCTGATCAAGTGGGTGATCTTACCAAGCAGCTAGAGACTTTTGAAACTAATATGCAGCGATACGACGGCATACTCGCGTCTCTGTGCCAAACTGACAACAGTAATTAA
- the LOC122412518 gene encoding proton-coupled amino acid transporter-like protein pathetic isoform X1: MFRHSESDYEVEMSSLSSSLPEEMELSQKTPMRPMIAEYDPKKHGVKTELSDMVLVKYKCEKNEVPITVTNGSTLPLVERATDEEAALYDPFEHRKLAHPTSDLDTLIHLLKGSLGTGILAMPFAFKNAGLLFGLLATFFIGATCTYCVHILVKCAHNLCRRTQTPSLGFADVAEAAFLVGPEPVQKYARLAKATINTFLVIDLIGCCCVYVVFVSGNVKAVVDYYTMTDYDLRLYMAALLPLLMMLSLVRNLKYLAPFSMVANCLMAVGIGITFYYIFDKLPSVDTVPNFSSWSQLPLFFGTAIFALEGIGVVMPLENNMKTPTHFTGCPGVLNIGMFCVVLLYSTVGFFGYLRFGGITKDNITLNLNTKEIPAQCVQLMIATAIFLTYGLQFYVPMEIIWKNFKRHFGARRLWAEYSVRLCLVLFTVGVAIAIPNLGPFISLVGAVCLSTLGLMLPSVIELVTVWEQENGLGRFNWILWKNIAIISFGVLGFVTGTYSSIHDILNAQSSSGSE; encoded by the exons ATGTTTAGAcattcggaaagcgattacgAGGTCGAAATGAGCTCGCTCTCGTCGAGTTTACCCGAGGAAATGGAGCTCTCGCAG aagacACCCATGCGACCGATGATTGCCGAATACGATCCGAAGAAGCACGGAGTGAAAACCGAACTCTCGGATATGGTGCTGGTCAA GTACaagtgcgagaaaaatgaagttcCTATCACGGTTACGAACGGATCGACCCTGCCGCTGGTCGAACGAGCAACCGACGAGGAAGCGGCGCTCTACGATCCGTTCGAGCACCGCAAGTTGGCCCATCCGACATCGGACCTCGACACCCTCATACATTTGCTCAAGGGAAGTCTCGGCACGGGAATCCTCGCGATGCCTTTCGCCTTCAAAAATGCTGGCCTCCTCTTCGGACTGCTCGCCACTTTCTTCATCGGGGCGACCTGCACTTACTGCGTTCACATACTCGTCAAGTGTGCCCACAATCTCTGTCGACGGACTCAGACCCCGAGCCTCGGGTTCGCCGACGTTGCCGAAGCGGCTTTTCTCGTCGGGCCTGAACCGGTACAAAAGTACGCGAGATTAGCCAA AGCCACCATTAACACGTTCCTGGTGATAGATCTAATCGGCTGTTGCTGCGTTTACGTCGTATTCGTTTCGGGCAACGTCAAAGCCGTCGTCGATTATTACACGATGACGGACTACGATCTGAGGCTGTACATGGCCGCGTTATTGCCACTCCTGATGATGCTCTCGCTAGTCAGAAATCTCAAGTACCTCGCGCCTTTCTCGATGGTCGCCAATTGTCTGATGGCGGTTGGTATTGGGATAACGTTTTACTACATTTTCGATAAGCTCCCGAGCGTCGACACTGTGCCAAACTTTTCGTCGTGGTCTCAGCTTCCTCTTTTCTTCGGTACTGCCATCTTCGCTCTCGAAGGAATCGGTGTT GTCATGCCGTTGGAGAACAACATGAAGACGCCGACCCACTTCACCGGGTGCCCGGGAGTCCTTAACATCGGAATGTTTTGCGTCGTTTTGCTCTACAGTACCGTCGGTTTCTTTGGTTATCTGAGATTCGGTGGGATCACGAAGGACAACATAACGCTGAATTTGAACACGAAAGAAATACCGGCCCAATGCGTCCAACTGATGATCGCGACCGCGATATTCCTCACCTACGGTCTACAGTTTTACGTTCCTATGGAGATAATctggaaaaatttcaagcgtCACTTCGGCGCGAGAAGATTGTGGGCAGAGTACAGCGTTCGGCTCTGCCTCGTACTGTTCACCGTTGGCGTTGCGATAGCCATACCGAATCTCGGTCCCTTCATTTCCCTCGTCGGTGCGGTCTGCCTCTCGACCCTCGGCCTCATGCTCCCCTCGGTCATCGAACTCGTTACAGTTTGGGAACAGGAGAATGGTCTTGGTCGTTTCAACTGGATTCTATGGAAAAACATCGCCATAATCTCGTTCGGCGTTCTCGGTTTCGTCACCGGCACTTATTCCAGTATTCATGATATATTAAACGCCCAAAGTTCCTCCGGCTCCGAGTGA
- the LOC122412518 gene encoding proton-coupled amino acid transporter-like protein pathetic isoform X2, which yields MSHKMPSPTSPPSHGGDFRKTPMRPMIAEYDPKKHGVKTELSDMVLVKYKCEKNEVPITVTNGSTLPLVERATDEEAALYDPFEHRKLAHPTSDLDTLIHLLKGSLGTGILAMPFAFKNAGLLFGLLATFFIGATCTYCVHILVKCAHNLCRRTQTPSLGFADVAEAAFLVGPEPVQKYARLAKATINTFLVIDLIGCCCVYVVFVSGNVKAVVDYYTMTDYDLRLYMAALLPLLMMLSLVRNLKYLAPFSMVANCLMAVGIGITFYYIFDKLPSVDTVPNFSSWSQLPLFFGTAIFALEGIGVVMPLENNMKTPTHFTGCPGVLNIGMFCVVLLYSTVGFFGYLRFGGITKDNITLNLNTKEIPAQCVQLMIATAIFLTYGLQFYVPMEIIWKNFKRHFGARRLWAEYSVRLCLVLFTVGVAIAIPNLGPFISLVGAVCLSTLGLMLPSVIELVTVWEQENGLGRFNWILWKNIAIISFGVLGFVTGTYSSIHDILNAQSSSGSE from the exons aagacACCCATGCGACCGATGATTGCCGAATACGATCCGAAGAAGCACGGAGTGAAAACCGAACTCTCGGATATGGTGCTGGTCAA GTACaagtgcgagaaaaatgaagttcCTATCACGGTTACGAACGGATCGACCCTGCCGCTGGTCGAACGAGCAACCGACGAGGAAGCGGCGCTCTACGATCCGTTCGAGCACCGCAAGTTGGCCCATCCGACATCGGACCTCGACACCCTCATACATTTGCTCAAGGGAAGTCTCGGCACGGGAATCCTCGCGATGCCTTTCGCCTTCAAAAATGCTGGCCTCCTCTTCGGACTGCTCGCCACTTTCTTCATCGGGGCGACCTGCACTTACTGCGTTCACATACTCGTCAAGTGTGCCCACAATCTCTGTCGACGGACTCAGACCCCGAGCCTCGGGTTCGCCGACGTTGCCGAAGCGGCTTTTCTCGTCGGGCCTGAACCGGTACAAAAGTACGCGAGATTAGCCAA AGCCACCATTAACACGTTCCTGGTGATAGATCTAATCGGCTGTTGCTGCGTTTACGTCGTATTCGTTTCGGGCAACGTCAAAGCCGTCGTCGATTATTACACGATGACGGACTACGATCTGAGGCTGTACATGGCCGCGTTATTGCCACTCCTGATGATGCTCTCGCTAGTCAGAAATCTCAAGTACCTCGCGCCTTTCTCGATGGTCGCCAATTGTCTGATGGCGGTTGGTATTGGGATAACGTTTTACTACATTTTCGATAAGCTCCCGAGCGTCGACACTGTGCCAAACTTTTCGTCGTGGTCTCAGCTTCCTCTTTTCTTCGGTACTGCCATCTTCGCTCTCGAAGGAATCGGTGTT GTCATGCCGTTGGAGAACAACATGAAGACGCCGACCCACTTCACCGGGTGCCCGGGAGTCCTTAACATCGGAATGTTTTGCGTCGTTTTGCTCTACAGTACCGTCGGTTTCTTTGGTTATCTGAGATTCGGTGGGATCACGAAGGACAACATAACGCTGAATTTGAACACGAAAGAAATACCGGCCCAATGCGTCCAACTGATGATCGCGACCGCGATATTCCTCACCTACGGTCTACAGTTTTACGTTCCTATGGAGATAATctggaaaaatttcaagcgtCACTTCGGCGCGAGAAGATTGTGGGCAGAGTACAGCGTTCGGCTCTGCCTCGTACTGTTCACCGTTGGCGTTGCGATAGCCATACCGAATCTCGGTCCCTTCATTTCCCTCGTCGGTGCGGTCTGCCTCTCGACCCTCGGCCTCATGCTCCCCTCGGTCATCGAACTCGTTACAGTTTGGGAACAGGAGAATGGTCTTGGTCGTTTCAACTGGATTCTATGGAAAAACATCGCCATAATCTCGTTCGGCGTTCTCGGTTTCGTCACCGGCACTTATTCCAGTATTCATGATATATTAAACGCCCAAAGTTCCTCCGGCTCCGAGTGA